The proteins below come from a single Sander vitreus isolate 19-12246 unplaced genomic scaffold, sanVit1 ctg307_0, whole genome shotgun sequence genomic window:
- the nudt13 gene encoding LOW QUALITY PROTEIN: NAD(P)H pyrophosphatase NUDT13, mitochondrial (The sequence of the model RefSeq protein was modified relative to this genomic sequence to represent the inferred CDS: deleted 1 base in 1 codon), with amino-acid sequence MLRPVRTLAPLTRCCSSFVSRMRFVERLKRDDEACAAALQSGQMFLFHRLAPLLQRTERGTLRPVAHRSSDVQSILQRLGSDPALLEDSVLIGCSQQNQAQFCLDVGEVDQVVLEEACGGNFIDLKKSFFLLPAAEAPLVAKGQALLRWHQTSGFCSATGRPTGRNRAGSQRVSGDIIYYPKMSPVVIALVSDGKRCLLGRQVAFPRGMYSALAGFCDMGETLEETVSREVAEEVGLELLSVSYSSSQHWPFPHSSFMIGCHATVSPAHTQLSVDQSELEDARWFSLEEVVAALQVKAPPPRGSASLWLPPKHAIANRLISEWAEQQLQRPK; translated from the exons GTTTGTTGAGCGGCTGAAGCGGGACGATGAAGCGTGCGCTGCAGCGCTGCAGAGCGGCCAGATGTTCCTGTTCCACCGGCTGGCTCCGCTGCTGCAACGCACTGAGAGGGGAACCCTCAGACCCGTAGCCCACAGATCCTCAG ACGTGCAGTCGATCCTGCAGAGACTCGGCTCGGACCCAGCCCTGCTGGAG GACTcggttctgattggctgctccCAACAGAACCAGGCTCAGTTCTGTCTGGACGTCG gagaagTGGACCAGGTGGTTCTGGAGGAAGCATGTGGAGGAAACTTCATCGATCTGAAGAagtctttctttctcctcccGGCAGCAGAGGCTCCTCTGGTTGCCAAG GGTCAGGCTCTGCTGCGCTGGCATCAAACCAGCGGCTTCTGCAGCGCCACGGGGCGGCCCACCGGCCGCAACCGGGCAGGAAGTCAGAGAGTCAGTGGTGACATCATCTACTACCCCAAA ATGTCTCCGGTGGTCATCGCCCTGGTGTCTGATGGGAAACGGTGTTTGTTAGGCCGACAGGTGGCCTTCCCTCGGGGGATGTACAGCGCTCTGGCTGGCTTCTGTGACATgg gtgagACTCTGGAGGAGACAGTGAGCAGGGAGGTAGCAGAGGAAGTAGGTTTGGAGCTCCTCAGCGTCTCCTACAGCTCCTCGCAGCATTGGCCGTTTCCTCACAGCTCCTTCATGATTGGCTGCCATGCCACTGTAAGCCCCGCCCACACTCAG CTGTCCgtggaccaatcagagctggAGGACGCTCGCTGGTTCAGTCTGGAGGAAGTGGTCGCTGCCCTGCAGGTGAAGGCTCCGCCCCCGAGAGGCTCCGCCAGCCTATGGCTGCCTCCCAAACACGCCATCGCCAACCGCCTCATCAGTGAGTGGGCGGAGCAACAGCTACAACGTCCAAAGTGA
- the noc3l gene encoding nucleolar complex protein 3 homolog isoform X1 has translation MGPPRSKKRRPTFRRLLKTSGVKLENKLKNRTLKQQNVAKKQRKEQKKLRSAVKDAVIRTPRPLETYRNRPEEEEEEEFLETLPTDMMEEDDVQQMTAMARQASFITRDLSACGPVHGGKKRSSDAVRSYEKVPRTMVRTEETEVIHLLPIKDQRGLVPQSVERVIEKQPEEEEEEEEEEEEAAEEPEQSENEMASLTAEQRETLRVQKINDRKLVIASLGSAVVSDPYRNIKRVKELRGMLMESDPSVAVTVRKLVMVSLMEIFKDIAPTYRIRPLTPEEKAAKVKKETQQIREFEEGLVSQYKFYLEDLEQTIKDWKQQKKKRRQAVGFDSYRGLAELSVRCLCSLLLALPHFNFHNNIVVVLVPLMNDADKQVSQMCCDAFRNLFQQDKEGGASLATVRVISGLVKRLNYNVRPELLRTLLSLRIKEVQLKKDMEDTAPTKKFMNNKEKRKKLSRMQRKWKKAEEKLEKELLEAEASESKEKKIKLHTETLNIVFLVYFRILKKAQKSVLLPAVLEGLANFAHLINLEFFDDLLNVLQNLIQSGDLTNRESLHCIQTVFTILSGQGDVLNIDPLNFYSQLYRMLPQLHAGAPNDDIIIVLRCLDAMLTRRRKQVTLQRAMAFVKRLSTLSLHVLPNASVGLLAASRATMHAFPKCDLLLDNEVQGSGFYLPELDEPEHCNTQNTALWELHTLQRHYHPVVQRLALHLSHGAPSEGSAALGAALSRKSPVELFNAYSVRDMTFNPPVAPPGSKKKDRFGFGATLLDAELQGRVNNAMTAAAVATETQLDFTAAHLH, from the exons ATGGGTCCG CCGCGCTCTAAGAAGCGGCGTCCTACGTTCCGGCGCCTGCTGAAGACGAGCGGCGTGAAGCTGGAGAACAAGCTGAAGAACCGGACGCTGAAGCAGCAGAACGTCGCCAAGAAGCAGCGCAAGGAGCAGAAGAAGCTCCGCTCCGCCGTGAAGGACGCCGTCATCAGGACGCCCCGCCCGCTGGAAACGTACCGCAACAGGCCCG aggaagaggaagaagaggagttTCTGGAGACGCTGCCGACCGACATGATGGAGGAAGACGACGTGCAGCAGATGACCGCCATGGCTCGCCAGGCGTCCTTCATCACCAGAGACCTGTCGGCATG cggcCCGGTGCATGGCGGGAAGAAGCGTAGCTCCGACGCGGTTCGGAGTTACGAGAAAGTTCCCAGAACGATGGTGCGGACAGAAGAGACGGAGGTGATCCACCTGCTGCCCATCAAAGACCAGAGAGGACTCGTCCCGCAGAGCGTCGAGAGAG ttaTTGAAAAGCAGccggaggaggaagaagaggaggaagaggaagaggaagaggcagCGGAGGAACCGGAGCAGTCTGAAAACG AGATGGCGTCTCTAACagctgagcagagagagactCTCAGAGTTCAGAAGATCAACGACAGGAAGCTTGTCATCGCCAGCCTGGGATCAGCCGTCGTCTCCGACCCGTACAGAAAC ataaaGCGAGTGAAGGAGCTGCGTGGGATGCTAATGGAGTCTGACCCCAGCGTGGCGGTGACAGTCAGGAAGCTGGTGATGGTTTCTCTGATGGAGATCTTTAAAGACATCGCCCCGACCTACAGGATCCGACCTCTGACCCCTGAGGAAAAGGCCGCCAAG gtgAAGAAAGAGACTCAGCAGATCAGAGAGTTTGAAGAAGGTTTGGTCAGTCAGTACAAGTTCTACCTGGAGGACCTGGAGCAGACCAtcaaag ACTGGaagcagcagaagaagaagcGGCGCCAGGCGGTAGGGTTTGATTCCTACCGCGGCCTGGCCGAGCTCTCCGTGCGCTGCCTGTGTTCCctgctgctcgctctgcctcACTTCAACTTCCACAACAACATCGTGGTGGTCCTGGTCCCGCTGATGAACGACGCCGACAAGCAG GTGTCGCAAATGTGCTGCGATGCATTCAGGAACCTGTTCCAGCAGGACAAAGAGGGCGGGGCTTCCCTGGCCACGGTGCGTGTCATCTCCGGCCTCGTCAAGAGACTCAACTACAACGTCAGACCTGAG CTGCTGCGGACGCTGCTGAGTCTGCGGATAAAGGAGGTGCAGTTGAAGAAGGACATGGAGGACACGGCACCCACGAAGAAGTTCATGAACAAcaaggagaagaggaagaagctgTCCAGGATGCAGAGGAAG tggaaGAAGGCTGAGGAGAAGTTGGAGAAAGAGCTGCTGGAGGCTGAAGCTTCGGAGAGTAAAGAGAAGAAGATCAAACTG caCACGGAGACGTTAAACATCGTCTTCCTCGTCTACTTCAGGATCCTCAAGAAAGCTCAGAAATCTGTCCTCCTTCCTGCTGTTCTGGAGGGGCTCGCCAA ttTTGCTCATCTGATCAACTTGGAGTTCTTCGACGACCTGCTCAACGTGCTGCAGAATCTTATCCAATCAGGA GATCTGACCAATCGGGAGAGTCTCCACTGCATCCAGACGGTCTTCACCATCCTATCAGGacaag GAGACGTTCTGAACATCGACCCGCTCAACTTCTACTCTCAGCTGTACCGGATGCTGCCGCAGCTGCACGCAG GGGCGCCCAACGATGACATCATCATTGTGCTGCGCTGTCTGGACGCCATGCTGACGCGGCGTAGGAAGCAGGTGACGCTGCAGCGCGCCATGGCCTTCGTCAAGCGACTGAGCACGCTCAGTCTGCACGTCCTGCCCAACGCCAGCGTGGGCCTCCTCGCCGCCAGCAGAGCCACCATGCAC gcctTCCCTAAGTGTGACCTCCTGCTGGATAACGAGGTCCAGGGCAGTGGCTTCTACCTGCCTGAGCTGGATGAACCTGAACACTGTAACACCCAGAACACTGCGCTGTGGGAGCTGCACACGCTGCAG AGACATTACCACCCGGTGGTGCAGCGGTTGGCGCTCCACCTGAGTCACGGCGCTCCCAGCGAAGGATCAGCAGCGCTTGGCGCCGCGCTGAGCCGCAA GTCTCCGGTGGAGCTGTTTAACGCCTACAGCGTCAGAGACATGACCTTTAACCCCCCTGTAGCACCACCCGGCAGCAAGaagaag GACCGTTTTGGGTTCGGAGCGACGCTGCTGGACGCTGAGCTGCAGGGACGAGTCAACAACGCCATGACGGCCGCTGCCGTTGCCACGGAGACGCAGCTGGACTTTACTGCAGCACActtacactga
- the noc3l gene encoding nucleolar complex protein 3 homolog isoform X2 yields the protein MVRTEETEVIHLLPIKDQRGLVPQSVERVIEKQPEEEEEEEEEEEEAAEEPEQSENEMASLTAEQRETLRVQKINDRKLVIASLGSAVVSDPYRNIKRVKELRGMLMESDPSVAVTVRKLVMVSLMEIFKDIAPTYRIRPLTPEEKAAKVKKETQQIREFEEGLVSQYKFYLEDLEQTIKDWKQQKKKRRQAVGFDSYRGLAELSVRCLCSLLLALPHFNFHNNIVVVLVPLMNDADKQVSQMCCDAFRNLFQQDKEGGASLATVRVISGLVKRLNYNVRPELLRTLLSLRIKEVQLKKDMEDTAPTKKFMNNKEKRKKLSRMQRKWKKAEEKLEKELLEAEASESKEKKIKLHTETLNIVFLVYFRILKKAQKSVLLPAVLEGLANFAHLINLEFFDDLLNVLQNLIQSGDLTNRESLHCIQTVFTILSGQGDVLNIDPLNFYSQLYRMLPQLHAGAPNDDIIIVLRCLDAMLTRRRKQVTLQRAMAFVKRLSTLSLHVLPNASVGLLAASRATMHAFPKCDLLLDNEVQGSGFYLPELDEPEHCNTQNTALWELHTLQRHYHPVVQRLALHLSHGAPSEGSAALGAALSRKSPVELFNAYSVRDMTFNPPVAPPGSKKKDRFGFGATLLDAELQGRVNNAMTAAAVATETQLDFTAAHLH from the exons ATGGTGCGGACAGAAGAGACGGAGGTGATCCACCTGCTGCCCATCAAAGACCAGAGAGGACTCGTCCCGCAGAGCGTCGAGAGAG ttaTTGAAAAGCAGccggaggaggaagaagaggaggaagaggaagaggaagaggcagCGGAGGAACCGGAGCAGTCTGAAAACG AGATGGCGTCTCTAACagctgagcagagagagactCTCAGAGTTCAGAAGATCAACGACAGGAAGCTTGTCATCGCCAGCCTGGGATCAGCCGTCGTCTCCGACCCGTACAGAAAC ataaaGCGAGTGAAGGAGCTGCGTGGGATGCTAATGGAGTCTGACCCCAGCGTGGCGGTGACAGTCAGGAAGCTGGTGATGGTTTCTCTGATGGAGATCTTTAAAGACATCGCCCCGACCTACAGGATCCGACCTCTGACCCCTGAGGAAAAGGCCGCCAAG gtgAAGAAAGAGACTCAGCAGATCAGAGAGTTTGAAGAAGGTTTGGTCAGTCAGTACAAGTTCTACCTGGAGGACCTGGAGCAGACCAtcaaag ACTGGaagcagcagaagaagaagcGGCGCCAGGCGGTAGGGTTTGATTCCTACCGCGGCCTGGCCGAGCTCTCCGTGCGCTGCCTGTGTTCCctgctgctcgctctgcctcACTTCAACTTCCACAACAACATCGTGGTGGTCCTGGTCCCGCTGATGAACGACGCCGACAAGCAG GTGTCGCAAATGTGCTGCGATGCATTCAGGAACCTGTTCCAGCAGGACAAAGAGGGCGGGGCTTCCCTGGCCACGGTGCGTGTCATCTCCGGCCTCGTCAAGAGACTCAACTACAACGTCAGACCTGAG CTGCTGCGGACGCTGCTGAGTCTGCGGATAAAGGAGGTGCAGTTGAAGAAGGACATGGAGGACACGGCACCCACGAAGAAGTTCATGAACAAcaaggagaagaggaagaagctgTCCAGGATGCAGAGGAAG tggaaGAAGGCTGAGGAGAAGTTGGAGAAAGAGCTGCTGGAGGCTGAAGCTTCGGAGAGTAAAGAGAAGAAGATCAAACTG caCACGGAGACGTTAAACATCGTCTTCCTCGTCTACTTCAGGATCCTCAAGAAAGCTCAGAAATCTGTCCTCCTTCCTGCTGTTCTGGAGGGGCTCGCCAA ttTTGCTCATCTGATCAACTTGGAGTTCTTCGACGACCTGCTCAACGTGCTGCAGAATCTTATCCAATCAGGA GATCTGACCAATCGGGAGAGTCTCCACTGCATCCAGACGGTCTTCACCATCCTATCAGGacaag GAGACGTTCTGAACATCGACCCGCTCAACTTCTACTCTCAGCTGTACCGGATGCTGCCGCAGCTGCACGCAG GGGCGCCCAACGATGACATCATCATTGTGCTGCGCTGTCTGGACGCCATGCTGACGCGGCGTAGGAAGCAGGTGACGCTGCAGCGCGCCATGGCCTTCGTCAAGCGACTGAGCACGCTCAGTCTGCACGTCCTGCCCAACGCCAGCGTGGGCCTCCTCGCCGCCAGCAGAGCCACCATGCAC gcctTCCCTAAGTGTGACCTCCTGCTGGATAACGAGGTCCAGGGCAGTGGCTTCTACCTGCCTGAGCTGGATGAACCTGAACACTGTAACACCCAGAACACTGCGCTGTGGGAGCTGCACACGCTGCAG AGACATTACCACCCGGTGGTGCAGCGGTTGGCGCTCCACCTGAGTCACGGCGCTCCCAGCGAAGGATCAGCAGCGCTTGGCGCCGCGCTGAGCCGCAA GTCTCCGGTGGAGCTGTTTAACGCCTACAGCGTCAGAGACATGACCTTTAACCCCCCTGTAGCACCACCCGGCAGCAAGaagaag GACCGTTTTGGGTTCGGAGCGACGCTGCTGGACGCTGAGCTGCAGGGACGAGTCAACAACGCCATGACGGCCGCTGCCGTTGCCACGGAGACGCAGCTGGACTTTACTGCAGCACActtacactga